Genomic DNA from Lactuca sativa cultivar Salinas chromosome 8, Lsat_Salinas_v11, whole genome shotgun sequence:
TTGATGACTTTAAAAATTACATGAGGGATCTCAATTGCTTTATTGGTGGAAGTGATGCTCAGATACTAGTGGACAAGCTGAATAACAGAAAAGAGAATGTTAAGAATTTTTCTTTTGATTATCGAGTTGAGAATAAGCAGTTGAATGCTCTTTTCTGGGCAAATGAAACATCCAAGATCAATTATAAAGAGTTTGGTGATGTAGTTTCTTTCGATACTACTTTTCGAACTAACATGTTGTAAATGATTGTAGtttaatatatttctatttattaatattatatattaattcaAATAGTTTTACAGGTACCATATGGTTTTCGTCCCTTTTACTGAAATTGATAATCACAAGAGGTGTGTCACTTTTGGTGCTAGCTTGTTGAGTAGAAAAGACATTGATTCCTATATATGGTTGTTGAAATATTTTCTTAAAGCTTCTGGCAAACAACCATTATTGGTTTTATCCGACCAAGACCCTACAATGAAGAAAGTCATCGAAACCGTTTTCCCATAATTGATTCATAGGCTTTGCATGTGGCATATCACATCTAAATTGTCATTGAAGGTATTTATTCTTGTCTATGTAATACACTTTACCAATAAAACAATCATTTTTTTGTGTATTCAAACCagaatgttttttttatagttGATTACATATATTAAATTTACAAATTTCCAAGTTTCTTTGGACATTGTCAACAATCCAGAATTTCGTAAAAATTTCAACTTCTAGATATGGAATTATAGGCTTGAAGTTGATGACTTTGAGGTAGGGCGGAAGTCCTTATTGAATGAATATAAGCTCACATATAATAAATGGTTGGATGATATGCATGGATTGAGACATTTCTAGATACCTGCATTTTTCAAGCATGTACCTTTATCAGGACTAATGAGAACCACATCTCGTTCTGAAAGTGAGAATTATGCATTTCACCAAAACACTCATTATGGTTCTATTCTTGTCCATTTTATGATTTCTTTTGAAGCTGCTATAGAAAAGCAAGGATTCACTCAATCATCATTTGACTTCAAGACTAACGACAAACATCCAACAATGAGGACACCATTTGAGATCGAGAGGAATGCATCTATGTTTTACACTCACACTGCTTTTCGTTAAGTTCAGAATGAAATGTACTTGTCTATGGTTTCATGTTCACAAATTTGTATCAGCACATTTGATGATGTTGATGAGTGTCTTGTCAAAGAATTTATTCATTACATTCCTTCTAACTCAAATGGTTCTCATATTGATCCAGAAGTTGAAAATGATGATCAATGGGATATACCTATACGTGAGTCTACTTACAAGGTAATCACTCTTGAAACTTGTACTCTTAATCTTTTAAGATTGATATATTTTTCTTTTCTAAGTCTTCTTCACTTTATTCAATACAGGTTACACACAATAAGTCTGCACAAACATTTACATGTCCTTGTATGAAGTTTGAGCAATTTGGTTTTTTGTGTCGCCGCATTTTTACTGTAATGAAGTCATATAACATCAAAGAGATTCCTTCCAAATATTTACTAAAACGTTGGCAGAAGGACATCATCCTCACAGAACTATTGAAAAAGTGTTTTCGTTATGTTGATTCTGACGAGAATACCCAAAGAGTTGCGCTTGATATATTTTCTACTGTTGACAATTGTGTATCTTCTATTGATGAGGAGACCATAACTTCAAACTCCTTGTATCTTACATCTCTAATAACCATTTCATTATACATTGATTCACGCTGGACATTACATTCAAACAACACAATAAGTaacataaattttttaaaaactgttattatgttttataaaataaaccATACCAGTGTGCCTGTTGTAAAAAAAGTCTAGAATATGACGACTCTGCCTTACTCTCTTCCAATTTGTTTAGTAGAACACTCCAACAGTCTATTACATTTGAATGAATATTAACTTTTGCTGCAATAGTTCTGGCATATTCTAGATGTATTCCAAACCCTTCTTTTGATTCCCATACGAGCTCCCTGCATTTGTCACGGTTGTATACATCATATATTTTACACAACATTAatcataaaaaaacaaataaaaaaatattcaacTACACCTTTTATCCATTCCTAATCCAATAATAACTTGTGAAACCAAAATTTCTTTTTGCTCAACTGAATCTTTCAAGTTCACAACTCTTTGTACAAAAGGTGACTTCAATGTAGGTCCATGCTTCATTTCTCTTTTTTCTCTCATTTTAATCCCTACTACAGCTTCAACATTTCTCTTTGTCCTTTTAGGACAATCCTGTTCAACAATTGCATCATCTTTACCTTCATTCCCTTTCGAAGTTTTCATCTCATCTGCACATTCATTCGGTCTAGCTTCAAACGATGGACAATCATTATTAAACCTAATACTATTTTTAGAGTTGTTTCTTTCTATTTCATCATCTTGCTTTACCCAACCAGGTGTTAATATACAAGGAGAATCAAAACTAGAATTCTCATTGTACATTACAACTTCCATTCCTATATTTTGTTGATGTGAACCACCCTGATGCTCAAACAGAACCTTATCATTGCACATACCAGTTGGCTTCACAATTGTTGGGGAAATTCCTTCCATTCCCTGATCTGAAGCATCCATATTCGAATCAGAATAAACTTTTGGTCCACTAAGTAAATCCTTCCTCATCTTGTTGGTCAAATCTGTAATCATTAGGTTCATATCCTCAGCTGATTTTTCTCCTTCTATTGCATTCACACTCGTACCATCAACCTCTATTCTATCTTCATGTCCATCAACAATTAAAGCTTTTAGTTTTGTCCCATTAAAGATGTCAACAACCTTCTTAATCACTGCCTTCATCTTATCATTATTCGGATGCATTTCCATACACATCAAACTACTTGCCTCTACAACCTTTTTCTGCTCAACCAACCTTCCTACCATACTTTCAATAATCCCATAACTCTCCTACAATAAAAATCAGTGAAATGTTACTTTAACACTCTAATATTTTTTAATACTATACAATTAATAATCACTAACATAAAATAAATACTATTactattatatttattataaaatctATTTACCTCAACTGATCTATCTTTTGAATGATCTTGATTCATCATCTCATCATAAAACACACCACCCACATTTTCCCTTAAACTTAGATTTCCAAATACACCCTTGGTTACTTCATATTCTTCTAAAACTCTTAGGTGCTCTGAATCAATTTATGTGATGAAGGGCCTAAGCCTATGAAAATTTACATCTTCACATATCACTTTGTCTGCATACGCCATCTGCATAATTATATTCAATAATGTTttcattaaaataaaattttaatgatAACAAAATTTAACAAATTAAATTAATGTTGAATATTATACCATTAGAAACGCAACAGGTCCTATGAAGTAGCAGTTTTTGTCGTTTGGCCTCCATTTATTCTTGCTTTTTTCAAAACAGTTTACTATGTACTCACACCAGTTAATCCTTGACACATCTTTGCATTGAATTAACTTCTCAATAAAACTAATTCTACAAGACCCCATTGTCTTTGTTTCAGCAAAAGTGTTAATGAATAATGTCAAAAAATTCAGCTTAAACATCTCATCCGCAACATTTGTTTTCCTTATATTTTTCAAATAGTTCTCATTATAATAATTTCCCTTCCCATATTGTCCTTTCCAAGCTTCAAGCAAATTATCATTCTCATCACATTCATCCAGTGTGTTAAAATCCAAACCCTTATTCGGAAGTCCAAACATAGCTTCCACTGTCTCGTTTGTTATGGCCACTTCACCACTTTTAACCCTTATGGAGCAAGAACTTGTTGAGAAGCTATTTACAACAAAATATGCGAGCTTTCCAGGTAGTGTATCAATCTTCATTCCCAGAAAAGATCCAAAACCCATATTGCATACCATTTCTCTCTGattttttgacaaacttttaatGGCTAGATACAATGAATTCGGAGATATACGAGTACTCAAACTTTGAAATTCAGTTCCTACCTTCCCTTATTTACATTTTTCTTGAGATCCAATTACTTTTTTCCCTTTCACCTTAACTTTTTTTATCCTTAACACTCTTTTCAACCCTTTtccttttcattttcttttcatTCTTCCTAGAATCCATCTTATTTTTCCTCTCAAAAAAATCATCATCACTTGTGTCATTCTTATATGATTTTCCATTATTTGTCTTTTTGAGTAATTCTAGTTTTCGTCCCCTACTAGCTACCCCTTTCTTCCCTGCATTCATCATAGAATTCTTTCCTTCAACTACACGTACGCTAGATGACCCTATACATTGTTATCAAAATAATTattcttacattttacaaattttatgaacaaatttATCCATGAATTATTTtaatcataacaaaataaacattaaCTTACTCACATATTCAGATTTGATTACACATTCATAATAAATTAATCAATACAATTTCTGTACACCCAATTTATCCATGAATTCATGTAATCATAACACACTAGACAATCACTTAATCattcttacattttacaaattttatgaacaaatttATCCATGAATTATTGTAATCATAACAGAATAAGCATTAACTTACTCACATATTTAGAAATGAATACACATTCATAACAAATTAATCAATACAATTTGTATACCCCCAATTTATACATGAATTCATGTACTCATAACACACTAGACAATCACTTACTcacatattcacaaatgaatacacatTCATTATAGATTTCTCATTCACTTCCACATTCATTAAGTCAccataaaaaaaaacaacaaatatCATATTCACCACTACTCCTGCACCCATTCATACATGCATATACATTGCTTAACTTATTAATTTACAATATCAAACTATAGCCCTAGAAGTAATACCATACGCTCCTACATTGATTTAATGTTGAATTTTTTTTGCTTGATTACACACATTCATTAAATCATCAACATAACTCCGCAAATTGAGTATTACCATTATTAAACAACACAGATTACTAACGCCTACATAACAATTACATAAACGCATATATATTATTACAATTTTTATTTTCCAATACAGAGGTATGCGCCTAACAGGAATACATATTTCAATCTTAATCATGTAACATAATTTATAAATTTGAAGCAATTTAGAGTTAACGTATATCATTTAAGGTTTTATGTACTCTTTTTTTCAAACTTAAATCACACTAACGTTCACAGTTTAATCAAACACTCTATCACGTACTCTTGATTCACATTCAAATATGCATTCAAACAAAACAGAACCTTAGCTCATATCACAAAACAacaacataaaatttccagaaaaGTAAACCTACTTTCACAACACAAAATACATTCAATACCAACTACTTGTTACACAAAAAATCTTCTAATTTACTGACAAACAACCAAAACATCCTAATTCCTCACAAAACACTAAaacaaaaaccctaattccgaTCGTAGATCAAAAACCAAAAAattaatctttattttacctgaTTCAATGTAcaagacttcttcttcttcaagatcgatAGCATTGTTAGCCGTATTAGTAAACTTTGATTGAAAACCCGCTTCCATCATTCTTGGACTTTTTCTCAAGCTATGTGCTCTCGTCCACCTCATATCACTTGAATTTTATAAGATAAAATGATTAACCTAATATCTTGGCAATTTTTTTTGAAGATTCTATGAAGATCGATTCACCCAAATGGAAACGATTTGGGTAGATTTTTCCGCGAGGGTTTATCGGGAACAGTTGGCAATTTGATAGTATTACCTTTTTTATGAATATTGGATGTTACATATATCTCATTAACGATCTAAAAATCACTGTTGAATATTACCTTTATAACAAAACACGTTATAATACATATAAATTAGGAATACTTAATCTTGACCCTTAAATACAACAAATCTAATGGCTAAAATTAGTCCTCATGTTCTCACATAAAAAAGTGTTCTCAAtttaacctaactatatatatatatatatatatatatatatatatatatatatatatatatatatatatatatatatatatatgagatagttcaaacaaaaacaataaatgatgtgagaacgtaaaaacactatttttatgttattattctgcaatgaattttgtatccacaactttatgtcattattctacaatgaataaatgaatagtcacgggttaaaactaaaattagaatttactacaaaaattacatacataaatttatagtagaataataacattttaatgaatatatgaataatcaaacgTTAATATTCATCTtagaattacttcaacaatacacatatacaacattcattacagaataataacataaacataatgtTTTTACATTCTCACACtgtttactgtttttatttgaacttatatatatatatatatatatatatatatatatatatatatatatatatatatatatatatatattgtgacaatAATCAATTTCGGGTCAAgccaaagtcaaa
This window encodes:
- the LOC111904069 gene encoding protein FAR-RED IMPAIRED RESPONSE 1-like, whose translation is MRTTSRSESENYAFHQNTHYGSILVHFMISFEAAIEKQGFTQSSFDFKTNDKHPTMRTPFEIERNASITFDDVDECLVKEFIHYIPSNSNGSHIDPEVENDDQWDIPIRESTYKVTHNKSAQTFTCPCMKFEQFGFLCRRIFTVMKSYNIKEIPSKYLLKRWQKDIILTELLKKCFRYVDSDENTQRVALDIFSTVDNCVSSIDEETITSNSFSGIF